The following are encoded together in the Citrus sinensis cultivar Valencia sweet orange chromosome 1, DVS_A1.0, whole genome shotgun sequence genome:
- the LOC102616436 gene encoding probable protein phosphatase 2C 42, with amino-acid sequence MLHALMNLLSSCFRPFGRHSEDRVDSVNGNGFGGKEGLLWFRDLGKYGSGDFSMAVVQANQVLEDQSQIESGPFGTFVGVYDGHGGPDAARYVCDHLFPHFQAIAAETQGVVTRETIERAFRLTEEGFTAQVSELWSTRPQIATVGSCCLVGVISRQTLFVANLGDSRVVLGKKVGNTGGTAAIQLSKEHNANFEEIRQELKELHPHDPQIVILKHGVWRVKGIIQVSRSIGDLYMKNAQYNREPINGKFRLPEPMDMPILTANPSIIVHPLHPNDSFLIFASDGLWEHLSNEKAVDIVQNHPRVGIAKRLVKAALQEAARKREMRYADLQKIDKMVRRHFHDDITVIVLFLNHDLISRGTVQDPPLSIRCALQH; translated from the exons ATGCTCCATGCATTGATGAACCTACTGTCTTCGTGTTTCAGGCCTTTCGGGCGACATAGTGAGGACCGAGTTGACTCAGTCAACGGTAACGGGTTTGGCGGGAAAGAGGGTCTGCTTTGGTTTAGAGATTTGGGGAAGTATGGGTCTGGTGACTTTTCAATGGCGGTTGTTCAAGCGAATCAAGTTCTTGAAGATCAGAGCCAGATTGAAAGCggcccttttggcacttttgttGGCGTTTATGATGGACACGGCGGGCCCGACGCAGCCCGCTACGTTTGTGATCACTTGTTTCCACACTTTCAAG CAATAGCAGCTGAGACCCAGGGAGTTGTAACTAGAGAAACCATTGAAAGAGCTTTTCGCTTAACGGAGGAAGGCTTTACTGCTCAGGTATCAGAATTATGGAGTACTCGACCCCAAATAGCAACAGTTGGGTCATGCTGTCTTGTTGGCGTGATATCTCGGCAGACATTGTTTGTGGCAAACCTTGGAGATTCTCGTGTTGTTTTGGGCAAGAAAGTTGGCAACACTGGGGGAACTGCTGCTATTCAGCTATCAAAGGAACACAATGCAAACTTTGAGGAGATCAGGCAGGAACTTAAGGAATTACACCCACATGATCCTCAGATCGTAATCCTCAAGCATGGAGTTTGGAGAGTGAAGGGCATTATTCAG GTTTCTAGGTCTATTGGTGATTTATATATGAAGAATGCACAGTATAACCGGGAAccaataaatggaaaattcaGGCTTCCTGAACCAATGGACATGCCTATCTTGACTGCCAATCCATCTATAATTGTTCATCCTCTCCACCCAAATGATTCTTTCCTTATATTTGCATCCGATGGTCTATGGGAACACTTGAGTAATGAAAAGGCTGTGGATATTGTCCAAAATCATCCCCGTGTG GGAATTGCCAAAAGGCTTGTCAAGGCTGCACTCCAAGAAGCAGCAAGAAAACGAGAGATGAGATATGCAGATCTTCAAAAGATTGACAAAATGGTTCGGCGTCATTTTCATGATGATATAACTGTTATTGTTTTATTCTTAAACCATGATCTTATATCCAGAGGCACGGTTCAGGACCCTCCACTCTCTATTCGATGTGCTCTGCAACACTGA
- the LOC102616146 gene encoding uncharacterized protein LOC102616146 isoform X1, whose protein sequence is MDIRKALFPFVLFIKIQTFSQSPTISLSFTLLHSGHNSDELLSDIKWFDGKAATMNSLNEIFGTNESDHFSSLSAELFGKSAEDPVCSHEEINFGTIFDLDLRRPCHEGKNVGQGTCEDILPIDKTLCNPHHELFSYSIQQTSLLDQGSNMQSCLGIADEEYYNPYLYFMGWQNLPQIAPSYWPRTPLREPIAGLPITLVLDLDETLVHSSFDNCKDADFSFPIHSKMEVQTVFVRQRPYLHMFLEAVASMFDVVIFTAGQSIYAGQLLDILDPNQTLIGQRVYRDSCVFADGEYLKDLTILGRDLARIAIVDNTPQVFQLQVDNGIPIESWFGDPSDSALLSLLMFLETLVGADDVRPIIKQKYGSQE, encoded by the exons ATGGACATTAGAAAGGCTTTATTCCCATTTGTCCTGTtcattaaaattcaaactttcaGTCAATCTCCGACCATTTCACTTAGCTTCACTCTTCTTCACTCCGGTCACAACTCAGACGAACTCCTTTCAG ATATCAAATGGTTTGATGGAAAAGCAGCAACGATGAATAGCCTTAATGAGATTTTTGGAACCAATGAATCTGATCATTTTAGCAGCCTATCAGCTGAATTGTTTGGAAAATCTGCAGAAGATCCTGTTTGTAGTCATGAAGAAATCAATTTTGGGACAATATTTGACCTTGATTTGAGGCGGCCTTGCCATGAGGGTAAAAACGTGGGACAAGGAACTTGTGAAGATATTTTGCCTATTGACAAAACTCTATGCAACCCCCATcatgaattattttcttattcgATCCAACAAACTAGTTTGTTGGATCAAGGTTCTAATATGCAAAGTTGTCTTGGGATAGCTGATGAAGAATATTATAacccatatttatattttatgggCTGGCAAAATCTTCCGCAGATTGCACCATCTTATTGGCCACGGACACCGTTGAGAGAGCCAATTGCAGGACTTCCGATTACACTTGTTCTAGATTTGGATG AAACCTTAGTACACTCCTCATTTGATAATTGCAAAGATGCAGATTTCAGTTTTCCTATTCATTCCAAAATGGAAGTGCAGACAGTGTTTGTCCGGCAAAGACCATACCTTCACATGTTCTTGGAGGCAGTTGCAAGTATGTTTGACGTTGTCATATTTACAGCTGGCCAGAGCATTTACGCAGGACAATTGCTTGATATACTAGATCCAAACCAAACTCTCATAGGTCAGCGGGTTTATCGAGACTCTTGTGTGTTTGCTGATGGCGAATACTTAAAAGATCTGACAATATTAGGCCGAGATCTTGCAAGGATTGCAATTGTTGATAATACGCCTCAG GTATTTCAATTGCAAGTTGACAATGGGATACCCATTGAAAGCTGGTTTGGTGATCCATCAGATAGTGCGCTGCTTTCATTGCTTATGTTTCTGGAAACACTTGTTGGTGCTGATGATGTCCGTCCAAtcatcaaacaaaaatatggTTCCCAGGAATGA
- the LOC102616146 gene encoding uncharacterized protein LOC102616146 isoform X2 — protein sequence MNSLNEIFGTNESDHFSSLSAELFGKSAEDPVCSHEEINFGTIFDLDLRRPCHEGKNVGQGTCEDILPIDKTLCNPHHELFSYSIQQTSLLDQGSNMQSCLGIADEEYYNPYLYFMGWQNLPQIAPSYWPRTPLREPIAGLPITLVLDLDETLVHSSFDNCKDADFSFPIHSKMEVQTVFVRQRPYLHMFLEAVASMFDVVIFTAGQSIYAGQLLDILDPNQTLIGQRVYRDSCVFADGEYLKDLTILGRDLARIAIVDNTPQVFQLQVDNGIPIESWFGDPSDSALLSLLMFLETLVGADDVRPIIKQKYGSQE from the exons ATGAATAGCCTTAATGAGATTTTTGGAACCAATGAATCTGATCATTTTAGCAGCCTATCAGCTGAATTGTTTGGAAAATCTGCAGAAGATCCTGTTTGTAGTCATGAAGAAATCAATTTTGGGACAATATTTGACCTTGATTTGAGGCGGCCTTGCCATGAGGGTAAAAACGTGGGACAAGGAACTTGTGAAGATATTTTGCCTATTGACAAAACTCTATGCAACCCCCATcatgaattattttcttattcgATCCAACAAACTAGTTTGTTGGATCAAGGTTCTAATATGCAAAGTTGTCTTGGGATAGCTGATGAAGAATATTATAacccatatttatattttatgggCTGGCAAAATCTTCCGCAGATTGCACCATCTTATTGGCCACGGACACCGTTGAGAGAGCCAATTGCAGGACTTCCGATTACACTTGTTCTAGATTTGGATG AAACCTTAGTACACTCCTCATTTGATAATTGCAAAGATGCAGATTTCAGTTTTCCTATTCATTCCAAAATGGAAGTGCAGACAGTGTTTGTCCGGCAAAGACCATACCTTCACATGTTCTTGGAGGCAGTTGCAAGTATGTTTGACGTTGTCATATTTACAGCTGGCCAGAGCATTTACGCAGGACAATTGCTTGATATACTAGATCCAAACCAAACTCTCATAGGTCAGCGGGTTTATCGAGACTCTTGTGTGTTTGCTGATGGCGAATACTTAAAAGATCTGACAATATTAGGCCGAGATCTTGCAAGGATTGCAATTGTTGATAATACGCCTCAG GTATTTCAATTGCAAGTTGACAATGGGATACCCATTGAAAGCTGGTTTGGTGATCCATCAGATAGTGCGCTGCTTTCATTGCTTATGTTTCTGGAAACACTTGTTGGTGCTGATGATGTCCGTCCAAtcatcaaacaaaaatatggTTCCCAGGAATGA
- the LOC102615853 gene encoding uncharacterized protein LOC102615853: MKPNQRFILLLSHALILTLSQLVFQSESAREAFRREPGHPLWHHGAFLDVRDSVRSDVRHMLHSRAEVPFQVPLEVNIVLIGFNGDGGYRYVMDPHKLEEFLRVSFSTYRPSCQETGEPLDIEHHIVYNVYPAGQPELISLEKALKEAMVPSGTAREADYGREVPSFDVEATAVEHMFQRLYSYIFDMEGGGYSAMEMDRPVPNAIFIINFDKVRMDPRNKEIDLESLMFDKVSQLTEEDMKRQEGDYMYRYRYNGGGASQVWLASGRFVVIDLSAGPCTYGKIETEEGSVSHRTLPRIRNVMFPGGLAPLNSQITHDIFVGQLSSLISTTVEHVIAPDVRFETVDMTTRLLIPIIILQNHNRYNIMEKGHNYSIDIEAIEREVKKLVHDGQEVVIIGGLHPLHRHEKLAIAVSKAMRGHSVQETKKDGRFHVHTKTYLDGAILKEEMERSADVLAAGLLEVADPSLSSKFFLRQHWTDESDGSSDSILKHKPLWATYGSKHGKDKKKKMPKKEGDVYRTYGTRVIPVFVLSLADVDPHLLMEDESLVWTSNDVVIVLQHQSEKIPLSYVSETERRHAFPSQAQRHVLAGLASAVGGLSAPYQKASHVHERPVVDWLWATGCHPFGPFSNTSQISQMLQDVALRNTIYARVDSALRRIRDTSEAVQSFAAEYLKTPLGEPVKGQKNKSSTELWLEKFYKKTTNLPEPYPHELIERLEKYLDSLEEQLVDLSSLLYDHRLQDAHLNSSEILQSSIFTEQYVDRVLVTEREKMKCCEIEYKYPVHSSQTFVYGGILIAGFLVYFVVIFFSSPVR; this comes from the exons ATGAAACCAAATCAAAGGTTCATATTACTACTATCACACGCGTTGATTCTCACACTGAGTCAACTCGTTTTCCAATCCGAGTCTGCTCGAGAAGCCTTCCGTCGTGAACCCGGCCACCCTCTCTGGCACCACGGCGCCTTTCTCGATGTCAGAGACAGCGTCCGATCCGACGTCCGCCACATGCTGCACTCACGTGCCGAG GTTCCGTTTCAGGTTCCATTGGAGGTGAATATAGTGCTGATTGGTTTCAATGGCGATGGCGGCTATAGGTACGTCATGGATCCTCACAAATTGGAGGAGTTTCTGAGAGTTAGCTTTTCGACTTACAGGCCGTCGTGTCAAGAGACTGGCGAGCCTCTCGATATCGAGCATCATATTGTCTATAATGTCTATCCT GCCGGGCAGCCTGAATTGATATCACTTGAAAAGGCATTGAAAGAGGCCATGGTTCCTTCAGGGACTGCTCGAGAG GCTGATTATGGAAGAGAGGTACCTTCATTTGACGTAGAAGCAACAGCTGTGGAGCATATGTTTCAGAGGCTATATTCCTATATATTTGACATGGAAGGTGGTGGATATTCTGCTATGGAGATGGATAGACCTGTGCCCAACGCAATATTCATCATCAACTTTGATAAG gtCAGGATGGACCCTAGGAATAAGGAAATTGATCTCGAGAGTTTAATGTTTGATAAAGTTTCCCAGCTGACTGAAGAGGATATGAAAAGACAAGAGGGAGATTATATGTATCGTTATCGGTACAATGGAGGTGGAGCATCTCAAGTTTGGCTTGCATCTGGCAG ATTTGTTGTGATCGACCTCTCAGCAGGCCCTTGTACATATGGAAAAATTGAAACCGAAGAGGGAAGTGTCAGTCATAGAACGCTGCCACGGATTCGGAATGTGATGTTTCCAGGTGGTTTGGCTCCTTTGAACAGTCAAATTACTCATGATATTTTTGTTGGACAACTTTCCAGTTTGATATCAACAACAGTTGAGCATGTGATTGCTCCAGATGTTAG GTTTGAAACTGTTGATATGACAACAAGGTTGCTTATTCCAATTATTATCCTCCAAAACCATAACCGATACAATATTATGGAGAAAGGCCATAATTACTCGATAGATATTGAAGCAATTGAGAGAGAG GTGAAGAAGCTTGTTCATGATGGGCAAGAAGTAGTGATTATTGGGGGTTTACATCCATTACATCGTCATGAAAAGTTGGCTATTGCTGTGTCAAAAGCTATGCGTGGGCATTCTGTCCAAGAAACTAAAAAGGATGGACGTTTTCATGTTCACACAAAGACATACTTGGATGGCGCCATTCTTAAAGAA GAAATGGAACGGTCTGCCGATGTACTGGCTGCTGGTTTACTCGAAGTGGCTGATCCATCTCTTTCAAGTAAATTTTTCCTCCGCCAG CACTGGACGGATGAATCAGATGGTTCAAGTGATTCGATTCTAAAGCATAAACCTCTTTGGGCTACTTATGGTTCTAAACATGGGAAggacaagaaaaagaaaatgccaaagaAAGAAGGGGATGTGTACCGGACCTATGGGACTCGAGTTATTCCTGT ATTTGTGCTTTCATTGGCTGATGTGGATCCACACCTTCTGATGGAGGATGAAAGCCTTGTATGGACAAGCAATGACGTTGTCATTGTACTTCAGCATCAAAGTGAAAAGATACCTCTGAG TTACGTCTCTGAAACAGAGAGAAGGCATGCCTTTCCGTCACAAGCACAACGCCACGTATTGGCAGGGCTTGCTTCAGCTGTAGGTGGGTTGAGTGCTCCATATCAAAAGGCTTCTCATGTGCATGAAAGGCCAGTTGTAGACTGGCTCTGGGCAACTGGTTGCCATCCATTTGGACCATTCTCTAATACTTCTCAAATCAGTCAAATGCTTCAGGACGTTGCATTG AGAAACACAATTTATGCACGTGTGGATTCTGCACTTCGAAGAATTCGTGATACATCAGAG GCTGTCCAATCTTTTGCTGCAGAATATTTGAAAACCCCTCTTGGTGAACCTGTAAAAGGTCAGAAGAACAAGTCCAGCACCGAGCTATGGTTGGAGaagttttataagaaaacaacTAATCTGCCTGAACCTTACCCACATGAATTGATTGAACGATTGGAGAAATACTTGGAT AGCCTTGAGGAGCAGCTTGTTGATCTGTCATCTTTGTTATATGATCACCGGTTACAAGACGCACATTTAAATAGTTCTGAGATTCTTCAAAGCTCCATATTCACAGAGCA GTACGTAGATCGTGTATTGGTCACtgaaagggaaaaaatgaaGTGCTGCGAGATCGAGTACAAATACCCTGTACACTCTTCTCAAACTTTCGTTTATGGAGGAATTCTTATCGCCGGTTTTCTCGTATATTTCgttgtcattttcttttcatctccCGTCCGCTGA